GGCCGCGGCCGCCGAGGGCGTCAGGACCGACCGACTGCTCGACCTTGCCAGGGAGCCGCCGCGGCCGGGGTCCGGCGATCCCCGTGACGGGAACGCCGCCGACGGCGACCGGCCGACCGTCGCCGTCGCGTCGGACGCGGCCTTCGCGTTCAGCTACGCGGCGACGACCGAGCGGCTCCGGGCGGTCGCTGACGTGCACACGTTCTCCCCGCTGGCCGGCGACCCGCTGCCGCCGGCCGACGGCGTCTACCTCCCCGGAGGGTATCCGGAACTGCACGCCGCCGAACTCGCGAGCGCCCGGGCGCTTTCCGACCTGGCCGACCGCGCCAGCGAGGGGCTGCCCGTCTACGGCGAGTGCGGCGGGATGATAGCCCTGAGCGAGTCGCTGATCACGACCGACGGGGACGCACACGAGATGGCCGGCGTCCTCCCGGCCGAAGTGGAGATGCGCGACCGCTACCAGGCGCTGGACCACGTCGAGCTGCGGGCGACGCGGGACGTGCCCACCGCCGCCGCGGGCGAGCGCCTGCGCGGCCACGAGTTCCACTACTCGCGGGCGGACCTGGGCAGCGACGCCCGCCTCGCCTTCGACGTGGTACGGGGCGACGGCGTCGACGGCGACCGGGACGGCCTCGTCGAGTACCGGACGCTGGGGACCTACTGTCACTGCCACCCGGAGAGCGGCGCGTTCGACGCTTTCGTCGGGCGGCTGTGACCCCGGACCATCCCGCGGTCTACCCGGACGCCCGAGACGGCCGTGGCGGGCGTCTGCTGTCCGTCAGAAGCCCACAAGGTTTTTTCGAGAGGCGAGGCTATCGTGACCGATGACCGAGCTGCAGGCGCTGGTCGAGGAGTTCGTCGCCGACGCGGATGCCGTGTTCCTGTTCTCACCGAGCGCGTCGCTGTACGAGCGATTCGAGGACTGCGAGCAGGAGGTGGTCGTCGTCGCCGCGGAGAACGCGGTCGAGGCGCCCTCGTTCGTCGAGCTACCCCTCGAGTTCACCGACCTCGAGGGCCGAGTCCGCTTCGGCATCGAGGGAGCGCTGGATCGGGGATTCGTCGACGAGGACGACGACGTGCTCTGCATCGCCGACGCATTCGGCAAGGCGGCGGACACGTTCGTCCGCGTCGGCACCGACGAGTTCTCACCCTCCGGCGTCTACGACCTGTTCACCAACAGCCGGGCGGAGCCGTCCGTCATCCGCGACGTCATCGACGTCGTCGTCGAACTCGGGAAGAAGGGCCAGAAGGGCAAGCCCGTCGGCGCGCTGTTCGTCGTCGGCGACGCCGGCAAGGTGATGAACAAGTCCCGGCCCCTCTCCTACAACCCCTTCGAGAAGTCCCACGTCCACGTCGGCGACCCCATCGTGAACGTGATGCTCAAGGAGTTCTCCCGGCTGGACGGCGCCTTCGTCATCTCCGACGCGGGCAAGATCGTCTCCGCGTACCGCTACCTCGAACCCTCGGCCGAGGGGGTGGACATCCCGAAGGGCCTGGGCACCCGGCACATGGCCGCCGGCGCCATCTCGCGCGACACCAACGCCGTGGCCATCGTCCTCTCCGAGAGCGACGGGCTGGTGCGGGCGTTCAAGGGCGGCGAGTTGATCCTCGAACTCGATCCGGAGGAGTACTGATGCAGTTCGACTGGGCGGATCTCATCCGACGGATATTCTCCCGTGAGACGGCCTTCACCGTCTCCGTCGCCATCCTCGTCCTGGGCGCGGTACTCGGTTACTTCGTCTGGCGGTGGACCCGCGACCTGATGCGGGACGCCGGCGTCCCCGAGGCCGTAGAGGGGACGCCCTTCGAGCGGACTGCCCGCCGGTTCGGGACGTCGACGGTCGGTCTCGTCTCGAACCTCGCGGCGCTGTTCGTCTACGTGGGCGCGGTCATCCTCGCGCTCAACGTCTCGCAGCTTTCGGACACGGCACTGTTCTGGTCGCAATTCACCGGCTTCCTCCCGGACCTGTTCGTCGCCGCCTTCGCGCTGATCCTCGGACTGATCGCGGGCGACAAGGCCAAGCTCGTCGTCTCGGAGCGCCTGCGCAGCGTCAAGCTCCCCGAGGCCGGCCTCCTGCCGGAGCTGGTCAAGTACAGCATCTTCTTCCTCGCGCTACTGATCGCGCTCGACCAGCTCGGCGTCGCGACGGGCGCGCTGCTGATCCTGCTGGCCGCCTACGCCTTCGGCCTCGTGTTCCTCTCCGGGCTGGCGTTCAAGGACCTGCTGGCCGCCGGCGCGGCCGGCGTCTACCTCGTGCTGACCCAGCCCTACGGCATCGGCGACGAGATCCGGGTCGACGGCCACCGCGGCATCGTCCAGGAGGTCGGCATGTTCGTCACTCACATCGAGAGCGACGAGGAGGAGTACATCGTCCCCAACAACCGGGTGTTCGCGTCCGGCGTCGTCCGCGTCCGGAGCTGACGGTTCGGCCGCCGCCGCTCAGTCCTCGTCGATCGGCTCCGCCGGGATGCCGGCCACGGTCGCACCGGGCGGCACGTCCTTCGTGACCACGGCGTTGGCACCCACCTGTGCCCCCGCGCCTACCTCAACGCCCGGGAGCAGGACGGCCCCGGCACCGATCATCGCTCCTTCGCCGATCACCACTTCGCCCGTGCGGTACTCGTCCTGGAGGAACTCGTGGCAGAGGACGGTCGCGTCGTAGCCCACGATGGCGTGGTCCTCGATCGTGATCAGCTCCGGCCAGAACACGTCCGGCGTGGCCGTCAGCCCCAGCGAGACGCCCTCTCCGACCGTCGCGCCCAGCCGACGCAGCAGCCAGCTCTTCGCCCGCAGGCTCGGCGAGTAGCGGATCAGCCAGACGACGAGGAAGTTGACCACGATGCGGAGCGGCCGCTTCGCCTCGGGCCAGTGGCGCATCGAGTTGCGCGGGCCCGGCGTGGCGGTCCGCTCGATCCGGTCGTGTCGCCGCGGTCCGGTCACGCCCGTCCGTAGACGGCCGCGGACCTTGAAACCGTCCGTGTGGGCGCGACCGCCACGGCCGTGCCCTGACTCACCGCCAGAAGTTCGGCGTGAGCAACACGAGCACGGGGATGATCTCGATGCGCCCGACCCACATCAGCAGCGTCATCAGCACCTTGCTCGACCGCGCGAACCCCTCGTACGTGCCGTAGGGTCCGGCTCGCCCGAACGCCGGACCGATGTTGAAGAAGGTCGACGCGGCCGCCGTCAGCGCCTCGAACTCCGTGACCGACTGGTTCGCCCGTGCACCGTCGGCCACGATCAGGACCGTCGCGAGCAGGAAGAAGACCAGCGCGACGAGCGTATAGGCGTACACGTCGCGGATCGTCTCCTCGTCAACGGCGTCGCCGCTCAGTCTGACGACCCGTACGGCGCCGCGGTGGGAGGCTACCGACAGGTCGCGACCGAACGCCTTCAGGACGACCAGCCACCGCAGCGCCTTGATCGAGCAGGTCGTCGACCCCACCATCCCGCCGACGAACATGCACATGAACAGCACCTGCTTGGCCGCCGGCGACCACGTGTTGAAGTCGACCGTCGCGAAGCCCGTCGTCGTCACGATGGAAGTGACCTGGAAGACGCTCTGGCGGACCGCCGTCCACGGCCCGGCCGCGTAGTCGGGGTCGGTGAGGAGCAGGCCGACCATCAGCAGGCTCGTGACCCCGAGGATCCCGACGTAGAAGCGGAACTCCTCGCTCTCGCGCAGTCGGGCGAGGTCCCCGCGGACCAGCGCGTACAGGAGAGCGAAACTCGTCGCCCCCAGCGCCATGAACGCGACGACGACCCAGTGGACGACCGGCGCGAAGGCGCCGACGCTCTCCGCACGGGGCGAGAAGCCGGCGGTCGCCACCGACGTCAGCGCGTGCGCGACGGCGTCGTAGGCGGTCATCTCCGGCGCGAGACCGGCGACCCCGAGCGCGAACAGCACGAGCGCGGCCAGCGCGGTCAGCCCGACGTAGATGCCGACGATGATCCGTGCGGTGTCCTCTATCTTCGGGGTCAGCCGCGTCGACTCGGTGCGGGCCTCCGACTCCATCAACTGCGCGCCGGCGACGGACAGCCGCGAGAGCACGGCCGTCGCCAGCAGCAGGATGCCGAGGCCGCCGAGCCACTGGAGGACCTGCCGCCACATCAGCAGCGCCCGGGAGTGGACGTCGAAGTCCCGGATCACCGTCGCGCCCGTGGTCGTGATCCCGCTCATGCCCTCGAAGGCGGCGTTGACCGGCGAATCGAACACACCGGTCCCCTCGACGACCAGTGGGACCGCACCGATCAGTCCGACGCTCAGCCACGACAGCGAGACGACGAGGAACGCCTCCCGCTCCTGCAGGCGCTCCCGCTCGAGCCGCTCCAGGCCGACGCCGAGAGCGAGCGTCCCGAGCATCGGGATCGCGTACGGAACCGGCGACTCGCCGTACAGCAGCGCCACGAGGACGGGCGCCAGGAAGGGGACTGCGTACCAGCGCAGAATCGCCCCGAGGATGCTCGCCGTCGTCCGGAAGTCGATCGAGGTCACGCGTTCACCGTCGCTGGCCCGGCGGAGTCCGCGTCAGCCGAGCCGCGGGCGTCCAGTGGTCCCGGCAGCGGTCGCTCCTCGTTCCGTCGTCGGTCACGGTTTGCCGTACCGGGGCGAGTCCCTTGAAGTTCGCGGGCTGATATGACGGGCGTCGGACGCGAGAGGCGGTCGAGCGGTCGCGGTCGAACCCCTTCCGAGGTGATAGCTAGATGATCCCCGGAGCGTGGCGACTCGGTCTCCAGCTCCGTACCCGTCTGTCACCGTATTGGTATCCTATCGCGGGAAACGGGCGTCTGTAAAAGGGGTAAGCGGGGGAACGGATGGACAATCGAGGTTCCACATCGTGGCCAAGTCCCAGCACGACACGACGACGACAGCGACCACCGTCACGGTCAGACCGTTCGACGGGGACCACGCCGGGTTCCTGGAACTGTACGAGGACGTGTGGGGGCGGTCCCGCGGCCGGGACTGGTTCGACTGGCGGTTCCGATCGAACCCCGCGGCCGACGCCGTCGGGATGGTCGTCGCCGAGGCCGACGGCAGACTGGTCGGTACCGAGCCCTGCCTGCCCTTCGCCCTCCGGGCCGGAGCGGAGCGGCTGCGCGGCCTCCAGCCCGCCGACTGGATCGTCCACCCCGACTACCGCCGCCAGGGCGTGTTCAGCCGGATGACCCGTCGGTGGATCGACGACGTCGCCGACGCCGACCTGTTCTTCAACTTCCCGTCGGCGGCGCTGCTGCCGGGTCTGGACTCGTACGGGTGGCGCACCGCCGGGCCGCTCCGGACGTACTACCGGCTCCAGCGGCCCGGCACCATCGCCGACGCGCTCGACGTGAACGCGGCCTGCACCGCGGTGCTCCGCCGCCTCGCCCCCGTCGCCGGCCGGTGTCTCGACCTCGTCGCGTCCGCCGACGAGCGCGAATACCAGCGAGTGGTCAGCCACGACGGCGTGCCCGTCGGCGTCCTCACCGACCTCTACGAGCGCTCGGTCCCGGACGCCCTCCACGTCGAGCGCTCGGCGGCGTACCTGTCCTGGCGCTACGACAACCCCTGCTGGGACGTAACGACCTACGTCTCGCGGCTGGATGGAGATCCGACGGCGGCGCTGATCGCCTGCCGGCGCTCGATACCGGCCGTGGAGAAGACGACCGTCGCGGACGCCCTTCCACTGGCGGTCCCCGACGAGTGGACCCGCGCTGGGTTCGAGGCGTGCCTGGCGGCGCTGTGCCGGGACCACGCCGACGCGGCCGTCCTCGACGCCGCGGCCGACTCCCTCCCGACCGAAGTGCTCGCCGCTGCCGGTTTCGTCCCCGGCGACCGGTTCCCGCTGTCGACGTGTACCGACGCGACGACGTTCGTCACCCGACCGATCGACGCGACGGTGCTGCCCGGCCGCGCGCTCGACGAGACGGAGAACTGGCACCTCTCGCTGGGCGAGCGGGACATCGCCTGATCGCGGGCCGAGCCACCCCCTGCGGTCTACTCGCCCCGCAGTCGGGCCACGTGGTCGATGCGCTGCTGGACCAGGTCGGCCGTGCCGATGTCGTGGCGCACCCGCAGGCCCTGCTCGCCGGCGCCGACCAGCGCCTCGTCGGCAATGGTCTCCGCGTCGGCGATGGTGTCCGCGACGCCCACGACGGCAAAGGAGCGGGAGGTCGTCGTGTAGATGCCGTCCGACCGCTCGTCGACGCTGGCGTAGTAGAGGATGCCCTCTCCGCCCTCGACGCCCGCCGCGGCCTCGTCGACGCTCTCGTCGTCCACGGTGACCTCCGCGCCCGCCTCGGGGTCGGTGGGGTAGCCGTCGGGGACGGCGTACTTGCAGACGGTCGCCTTCGGGGCGAACGAGAGCTTCGGCAGCGAATCGCCCTCGCGGGCCGCCACCAGCACGTCGAGGAAGTCCGTGTTGAGCACCGGCAGGGTGTTCATCGCCTCGGGGTCGCCGAAGCGGGCGTTGAACTCGACGACCTTCACGCCCTCCGCGGTGAGCATGAACTGCCCGTAGAGGACGCCCTTGTAGCCCTCGAGGGCGTCGACCGTCGCCCGGAGGACGTCGACGGCCTCCATGTAGTCGTCCTCGGTCATGAACGGTAACTCGAGGCCGGCGTCGGAGTAGCTGCCCATGCCGCCCGTGTTGGGGCCCTCGTCGCCCTCGTAGGCGCGCTTGTGGTCCTGGACGGCCGGCGTGGCCCGCAGTTCGCCGTCGGCGACGAACGCCTGGACGGTGAACTCCTCGCCGATCAGGCGCTCCTCGAGGACGACCCGTTCGTAGTCCGACTCGCGGAGGTACTCCTTGGCCTCCGCCTTGCTGATCTGGTCGCCCGTGACGCGGACGCCCTTGCCGCCGGTCAGCCCGGCCGGCTTGATCGCGAGGTCGCCGTCGTAGTCGTCGACGTACTCGCAGGCCGCCTCCATGTCCTCGAAGGTCTCGAAGTCCGGGCAGCCCGGGACGTCGTGCTCCTCCATGAACCGGCGCTGAAAGCCCTTGTCCGTCTCGATGCGGGCCTGCTCCTCCTGCGGGCCGAACGTGTAGACGCCGGCGTCGTCCAGGGCGTCGGCCACGCCGGCCTCCAGGGCCGCTTCCGGGCCGATGACGGCCAGCGTCGCGTCGACCTCCTGAGCGTAGGTCCTGACCGCCGTGGGGTTGGTCGAGTCGAGCGTCTCGAAGCCCTCGGCGACGGCCGCGATGCCGGGGTTGCGGTTGCCGGCGCACGCGTACAGGTCCGCGGCCGAGTCGGCGAGCGCGCGGGCGATGGCGTGTTCCCGACCGCCCCCACCGACCAGCAGCACTGTCTCTACCATGTGCGGAGTCCCTCGCGGTGGCCGCCTAAAGGTTATCGTTCGTCCATCTCCGGCTGAAGTCTCCACGTCTCCGTCGCTGTCCGTTCGGACCCACTTTAGGGCTCGACGGCCAACCACCAGGTATGAGCGACGATCCGGACCCCACCGAGCGCAACCGGCTCGACGAGGAGGAGAGCCCCTACCTGCGCCAGCACGCGGACAACCCGGTCAACTGGCAGCCCTGGGACGAGCGGGCCCTGGCGGCGGCACGGGAAGAGAACAGGCCCATCTTCCTCTCGATCGGCTACGCCGCCTGCCACTGGTGTCACGTCATGGAGGAGGAGAGCTTCCAGGACGAGGCCGTCGCGGAGGTCCTCAACGAGCACTTCGTCCCGATCAAGGTCGACCGCGAGGAGCGGCCGGACCTGGACTCGGTGTACATGAGCATCTGCCAGCAGGTGACCGGCCGCGGCGGGTGGCCCCTCTCGGCGTGGCTCACGCCGGAGGGCAAGCCCTTCTACGTCGGGACCTACTTCCCGCCGGAGGAGAAGCGCGGCATGCCCGCGTTCGGGGACCTGCTGCAGGACATCGCCGGCTCCTGGTCCGACCCGGAGGACCGCGAGGAGATGCACAACCGAGCCGAGCAGTGGACCAGCGCCATCGAGAGCGACCTGAGCCAGCCCTCGCCGTCGGCCGACGGGGAGACGCCCGGCCCGGACGTCCTCGAGACCGCGACCAACGCCGCCGTCCGCGGCGCCGACCGCGAGCACGGCGGCTGGGGCGGCGGTGGCGGCCCGAAGTTCCCCCAGCCCGGCCGCCTCCAGTCCCTCGCCCGCGCCGCCGAGCGCGACGGCCGCGAGGACGCCCGCGAGGTCCTCACCGAGACGCTTTCCGCGATGGTCTCCGGCGGCCTGTTCGACCACGTCGGCGGCGGCTTCCACCGCTACTGCACCGACCGGGAGTGGGTCGTCCCCCACTTCGAGAAAATGCTGTACGACAACGCCGAGATTCCCCGCGCCCTCCTGACGGGCTACCAGCTGACGGGCGAGGAAGCCTACGCCGAGGCCGCCGCCCGGACCTTCGCGTTCGTCGAGCGCGAACTGACCCACGACGGGGGCGGCTTCTACAGCACGCTCGGCGCGCAGAGTCCCGCCTTCGACGAGGACGGCGAGGCTGGCGAGGACGAGGAGGGCGCGTTCTACGTCTGGACGCCCGAGCAGGTCGAGGCGGCAGTCGAGGACGAGACCGACGCCGACCTCTTTCGCGACCGCTTCGGCGTGACCGAGCGGGGCAACTTCGAGGGAGCGACGGTGCTGACGATCAGCGAGAGCGTCGCGGACCTGGCGGCGTCGTACGACCTCGACGAGAGCGAGGTCGAACAGCGCCTCGAACGCGCCCGCGAGCAGGTCTTCGAGGCCCGCGCCGAGCGCCCGCGGCCGGACCGCGACGAGAAGGTGCTGGCTGGCTGGAACGGCCTCATGGTCTCCGCGCTCGCCGAGGGCGCCCTCATCCTCGACGACGCGTACGCCGAGCGGGCCGCCGACGCGCTCTCCTTCGTCCGCGAGCACCTCTGGGACGATGCGGAGGGGGAGCTGAAGCGCAGATTCAAGGGCCAAGACGTCCGCATCGACGGCTACCTCGAAGACTACGCCTTCCTCGCGCGGGGAGCCCTCGACCTCTTCCAGGCGACCGGCGAGGTCGAGCACCTCGCGTTCGCGCTGGACCTGGGCCGCGCGATCGAGCGGGAGTTCTGGGACGAGGAGGACGAGACGCTGTACTTCACCCCCGAGAGCGGCGAGTCGCTAGTGGCCCGGCCGCAGGAGCTGACCGACCAGTCGACGCCCTCCAGCGCCGGCGTCGCCGTCCAGACCCTCTTCGCGCTGGACCACTTCACCGACCACGACCGCTTCGCCGGAATCGCCGAGGGCGTCCTGGCGACCCACGCCAACGACGTCGAGGCCAGCCCGATGCAACACGCTTCGCTCGTCGTCGCCGCCGACCAGTACCACGAGGGCGAACTCGAACTGACGCTGGTCGCCGAGGACGTCCCGGCCGAGTGGCGCGAGACGCTCGCCGAGACGTACGTCCCCGGACGCCTGCTGGCCTGGCGGCCGGCCGACGACGGCGAACTGGAGCGGTGGCTCGACGCGCTGGACCTGACCGAGGCGCCACCGATCTGGGCCGACCGCGGGCAGCGCGACGGCGAGCCGACGGTCTACGCCTGCCGGAACTTCGCCTGCTCGCCGCCGGACCGCGAGATAGCGAGCGCGCTGGAGTGGGCTGCGGAAGAAGTCTAGACGAACTGCGACCGCTCAGGCCAGCGCCGCTTCGATCTCGTCGGCCAGGTAGACCGAGATGGGGACGGGCTCCTCCTCGACGAAGCGGGCGATCTCCTCGCCCTCTTTCTCGACGACGACGGTCGGGATCAGCTCGATGTCGTACTCCTCGACCTTCGGGCCGACCTTGCTGCCGTCGTCTTCCTTCTCGACCGGGTAGTGCTCCACGTTCTCGTCGGGCACCTCGGCCGCCTCCAGGGCCGCGCCGAAGTCCGGGAGCTGCGAGCGGCAGTCCTTGCACCAGTCGCCGCCCCATACCCTGAACGTCAGTTCGTCGCCGTGTTCCTCGAGCGTCTCGACGGTGTCCGAGTAGGCGTCCTCGACCCACACCGGGTTCGGCTCCATGGTCTCAAGTGGCATGCTGGGTGCGTACGCAACGGAACGTTTTAACGTCCCCGCCTCGGAGGCCGGCGGAGCTAACTCGGTGGCCCTGGATCCATCGTTCCAATCACAACTGCTAGCGTCCGGGCTCTCGGCACGGCCTGCCGGTGGCGGCGGGGGTTTACGGCCCGGCCGGCAAGGCTCCCAGTATGAAGGAGTCTATCCTGGAGACGCTGGGGTCGCCGCTCGTGGCGGTGGAGTCGCCCGAGGACGCGACCGTCGCGGCGAAGGTAGAGTCGTTCAACCCCGGCGGATCGGCCAAGGACCGCCCGGCGACGGCGATGATCGAAGCAGCGGAGGACGCTGGCGAGGTCACGCCGGGCGACACGCTCGTCGAGCCGACCAGCGGCAACACGGGCATCGGGCTGGCGATGGCCGGCGCGGTGAAGGGCTACGACGTGCGCCTGATCATGCCCGGCTCGAAGTCGCCCGAGCGCCGACAGATCATGGAGGCCTACGGTGCCGACATCGAACTGGTCGATGGCGACATCTCGGACGCGCGCGAGCGGGCCGACGAGCTCGACGAGCAGGACGGGTTCCTCCAGCTCCGGCAGTTCGAGAACGAGGCGAACCCGCAGGCGCACTACGAGACGACCGGTCCGGAGATTCTCGACCAGGTCGGCGACCGGACCGTCGACGCGCTCGTGGCCGGCGTCGGCACCGGGGGAACCATCAGCGGGATCGGACGCCGGCTCCGGGAGGAGTTCCCCGAGATGCGGATCGTCGCCGTCGAACCCGAGGACAACGCCGTGCTCTCCGGCATGGAACCCGGCACCGGCGAGGACAGCTTCCAGGGCATGGGCCCGGGCTTCGTCAGCGACAACCTCGACGTCGACCTGCTCGACGACGTGACGACGGTGGGCCTCGACGCGGCCGAAGCGGAGTCCCGCCGGCTGGCGCGCGAAGAGGGGATCCTCGTGGGCCAGTCCTCTGCCGCGTCGAACCTGGCCGCCCGCGAGGAGGCCGAGCGGCTGGTCGACGAGGGCGCCGAGGACCCGCTCGTCGTGACGGTCTTCTGGGACAGCGGCGAGCGCTACATGTCGACGGGCATGTTCGAGGACTATAATAGAGATTGAAACTGTTTACACATCGAGGGACACCCGGGGTGTCCCTCGAGTGTGTCATTGCGTTCAATTTCTACTATAGTTCGGTTCTGCCGACGCGCGCTACCGCCTGCCGGGGTCACGCGCCGAACTCGTCGGCCGTCACGCGGACGACGAGCGTGTCCGAGACGTCTCGCAGGTCGTACGCCGGGATGGAGTCGCCCGTCCGGGTCACCAGCATCGGTTCGACGAGCTTCGGCGGCCCGTCCTCGCGCTCGACGACGCCGTACACCGAGAGGAACCGCCCGCTCTCCCCGTCGTCGACCGCGTCGTCCCGGACGGCCGTCGCGAGGTCCCGCGAGAGCCACTCCGTCTCGCTGATCGACGGCTCGCGGACCAGCGCCGCGTCGGCGAACCGCACGAGGTACCAGTCGAGGTCGTTCAGAAGCGAGACGGCAGCCCCCAGGCTGACCGTCTCGACCGCCAGCGAGTTGGCGAACGGCTCCCGCAGGTCGTAGGTCGCCAGGGCGTCGCGGGCCGTCTCCCGCGAGAGGAGTTCGTACCTGAGGTTGACCTCCCCGTCGCCCACCAGACAGACCTGCGTCATCGTCAGGAGGGAGTTTTCGCCGCGGGTTAGTGGTTACGGGTCGCGGGCGCACTGTACGTCGTCACTACCGATAGTTCCGGCGACGGCCCCGGAAGCCCCCTCCCGGTGGGGACTGTGCCGGTCGCCTCCGAGTGAGCAAAATTCGATTCGCAACCGGAAGTGGCGGCTGACGCGAAAGGCGCTCAGGGATCGATCGGCACGATTTCGGCGTCGCGAGCGGCCTCGCGGGCCCGCTCGAGGAGGTCGTCGGGCTCGAGTTCCCTGACGGTCGCCGGGTCGGCGTTGGTCTCGGGGAAGGAAGGGGCGACGCGGTTACAGCCCGTCGGGATGGTCGACTTCTCGAACGTGCCGATCTCGCGGGCCTGCTGGGTGATGTCGGACTTGTTCGCGGTGAGGTTCGGGCGGTGGACGGGGCAGTCGACCGCGGTGTCCGTCGCCGCGAGGTTGGCGCTGGTCTGGCTGGACTTCTGGCCGACGGCCTCGCCGGTGGCGATACCGACGGCGTCGGTCGCCTCGACGACGGCCTCGGCGGCCGCGAACATGTAGCGGCGCAGCGAGAGCATCCGCGTCCGGTCGAGTTCGTCGGCGAGGTCGGCGACGTCGTCGCCGCCGGGGACCACTCGCACGTCCACGTCCGTGTTGGGCGCGTGGGCCGCGAGGTCCTCGACGGTCGCGACGGCGCGCGCGCGGTGGTCCGGGCCGCCGTAGTCGCCGAGGTGGACGTAGACGGGCCGGACCGGGCAGCCGCGGCGCATGAGCCGCCAGGCGGCGACGGGCGAGTCGATGCCGCCGCTGATCAGGACCGCGACGGGGTACTGGGTCCCGACGGGCAGGCCGCCCGGCCCCTCGCGCTTCTCCGTGAAGAGGTAGGCCCGGTCCTCGCGGCACTCGACGTGGACCGTGAACGCGGGGTCGTCGAGGTCGACCTCGGGCTCGCCGCCCGACGACTCGATGGCCTCCCAGACCGCGGAGCCACCCTCCTGTTCGAGGTCGCGGCTGGAGAAGTCGTGCACGTCCTCGTGGCCGGCTCGGCGGGCGCGGACGGCGAAGGGGCCGCCCTCCCAGCAGGCCTCGGCGGTGCGGGCCAGCGCGTCTTCGATGGCCGACAGCGTTGGCTCGACTGTCAGCGCCGGGCTCGCCGAGACGACGCCGAACGCGTCGGCGGCGACGTCGGCCGCGCGGTCGGGTTCGTCGGTGTGGACGAACAGCCGCGTCCGCTCGCGCTCGATCTCGCCGTCGACGCCGCGGTGGGCGAGCAGCGCGGCGAGGTTGTCCGCCAGGCGCCCCTCCATCTTCCGTCGGACCTGGTCGCTCTTGATCCCCAGCTCGCCGTGGCGGACCAGCACGACGTCGGCTCCCGGCGGTTGCATGGCCGTCGCTTGCGGGAGGGAGAATAAACGCGTGTCGCTCGGGAGCGACGGCGCGTTCAGAACGTCGACAGCTCGCCGTCGATGACCCGCTGGGTCAGGTCGGTCACGCCGGCGAGTTCGTCGTCGATGGCCGCGCGGACCTCGTC
This genomic interval from Halomicrobium urmianum contains the following:
- a CDS encoding GNAT family N-acetyltransferase, producing MAKSQHDTTTTATTVTVRPFDGDHAGFLELYEDVWGRSRGRDWFDWRFRSNPAADAVGMVVAEADGRLVGTEPCLPFALRAGAERLRGLQPADWIVHPDYRRQGVFSRMTRRWIDDVADADLFFNFPSAALLPGLDSYGWRTAGPLRTYYRLQRPGTIADALDVNAACTAVLRRLAPVAGRCLDLVASADEREYQRVVSHDGVPVGVLTDLYERSVPDALHVERSAAYLSWRYDNPCWDVTTYVSRLDGDPTAALIACRRSIPAVEKTTVADALPLAVPDEWTRAGFEACLAALCRDHADAAVLDAAADSLPTEVLAAAGFVPGDRFPLSTCTDATTFVTRPIDATVLPGRALDETENWHLSLGERDIA
- a CDS encoding acyltransferase, giving the protein MTGPRRHDRIERTATPGPRNSMRHWPEAKRPLRIVVNFLVVWLIRYSPSLRAKSWLLRRLGATVGEGVSLGLTATPDVFWPELITIEDHAIVGYDATVLCHEFLQDEYRTGEVVIGEGAMIGAGAVLLPGVEVGAGAQVGANAVVTKDVPPGATVAGIPAEPIDED
- a CDS encoding mechanosensitive ion channel domain-containing protein — protein: MQFDWADLIRRIFSRETAFTVSVAILVLGAVLGYFVWRWTRDLMRDAGVPEAVEGTPFERTARRFGTSTVGLVSNLAALFVYVGAVILALNVSQLSDTALFWSQFTGFLPDLFVAAFALILGLIAGDKAKLVVSERLRSVKLPEAGLLPELVKYSIFFLALLIALDQLGVATGALLILLAAYAFGLVFLSGLAFKDLLAAGAAGVYLVLTQPYGIGDEIRVDGHRGIVQEVGMFVTHIESDEEEYIVPNNRVFASGVVRVRS
- a CDS encoding cobyrinic acid a,c-diamide synthase produces the protein MKGFVLGGTSSGVGKTVATLAVIEALQRAGEAVQPAKAGPDFIDPSHHEAVAGRPSRTLDLWLQGRDGARRNYRRGEGDVCVVEGVMGLYDGDASSTAAVAEALDLPVVLVVDAEAGMESVAATALGFREYADAAGRDVEVVGVLAQRAHGGRHAEGIRDALPDGIDYLGRIPPSDDLEIPDRHLGLEMGRESPLDPDALAAAAEGVRTDRLLDLAREPPRPGSGDPRDGNAADGDRPTVAVASDAAFAFSYAATTERLRAVADVHTFSPLAGDPLPPADGVYLPGGYPELHAAELASARALSDLADRASEGLPVYGECGGMIALSESLITTDGDAHEMAGVLPAEVEMRDRYQALDHVELRATRDVPTAAAGERLRGHEFHYSRADLGSDARLAFDVVRGDGVDGDRDGLVEYRTLGTYCHCHPESGAFDAFVGRL
- the purD gene encoding phosphoribosylamine--glycine ligase — protein: MVETVLLVGGGGREHAIARALADSAADLYACAGNRNPGIAAVAEGFETLDSTNPTAVRTYAQEVDATLAVIGPEAALEAGVADALDDAGVYTFGPQEEQARIETDKGFQRRFMEEHDVPGCPDFETFEDMEAACEYVDDYDGDLAIKPAGLTGGKGVRVTGDQISKAEAKEYLRESDYERVVLEERLIGEEFTVQAFVADGELRATPAVQDHKRAYEGDEGPNTGGMGSYSDAGLELPFMTEDDYMEAVDVLRATVDALEGYKGVLYGQFMLTAEGVKVVEFNARFGDPEAMNTLPVLNTDFLDVLVAAREGDSLPKLSFAPKATVCKYAVPDGYPTDPEAGAEVTVDDESVDEAAAGVEGGEGILYYASVDERSDGIYTTTSRSFAVVGVADTIADAETIADEALVGAGEQGLRVRHDIGTADLVQQRIDHVARLRGE
- a CDS encoding TrkH family potassium uptake protein, which gives rise to MTSIDFRTTASILGAILRWYAVPFLAPVLVALLYGESPVPYAIPMLGTLALGVGLERLERERLQEREAFLVVSLSWLSVGLIGAVPLVVEGTGVFDSPVNAAFEGMSGITTTGATVIRDFDVHSRALLMWRQVLQWLGGLGILLLATAVLSRLSVAGAQLMESEARTESTRLTPKIEDTARIIVGIYVGLTALAALVLFALGVAGLAPEMTAYDAVAHALTSVATAGFSPRAESVGAFAPVVHWVVVAFMALGATSFALLYALVRGDLARLRESEEFRFYVGILGVTSLLMVGLLLTDPDYAAGPWTAVRQSVFQVTSIVTTTGFATVDFNTWSPAAKQVLFMCMFVGGMVGSTTCSIKALRWLVVLKAFGRDLSVASHRGAVRVVRLSGDAVDEETIRDVYAYTLVALVFFLLATVLIVADGARANQSVTEFEALTAAASTFFNIGPAFGRAGPYGTYEGFARSSKVLMTLLMWVGRIEIIPVLVLLTPNFWR
- the dacZ gene encoding diadenylate cyclase DacZ, which produces MTELQALVEEFVADADAVFLFSPSASLYERFEDCEQEVVVVAAENAVEAPSFVELPLEFTDLEGRVRFGIEGALDRGFVDEDDDVLCIADAFGKAADTFVRVGTDEFSPSGVYDLFTNSRAEPSVIRDVIDVVVELGKKGQKGKPVGALFVVGDAGKVMNKSRPLSYNPFEKSHVHVGDPIVNVMLKEFSRLDGAFVISDAGKIVSAYRYLEPSAEGVDIPKGLGTRHMAAGAISRDTNAVAIVLSESDGLVRAFKGGELILELDPEEY